A single region of the Candidatus Hydrogenedentota bacterium genome encodes:
- a CDS encoding DUF86 domain-containing protein, whose protein sequence is MLGALDELQEFTHGASFAEFCEDRKSINAVVRSLEVLGEAAKRIPQSVRESHQDVPWARIAGLRDKLIHGYFGVDLEIVWSIATTDAPNLRPHIERILLANKPSDGTS, encoded by the coding sequence ATGTTGGGCGCGCTTGATGAATTGCAGGAGTTCACACATGGCGCCAGCTTCGCGGAGTTCTGTGAGGACAGGAAATCGATCAACGCCGTTGTCCGAAGCCTAGAAGTCTTGGGAGAGGCCGCAAAGCGAATTCCCCAGAGTGTGCGAGAGTCACATCAGGACGTTCCTTGGGCGCGGATTGCCGGACTCAGGGACAAGCTCATTCACGGGTATTTCGGTGTCGACTTGGAAATAGTGTGGAGCATCGCCACGACAGACGCGCCGAACTTGAGACCGCATATCGAGAGGATTTTGCTGGCAAACAAGCCATCTGACGGAACAAGTTGA
- a CDS encoding sugar phosphate isomerase/epimerase: protein MKLGFLTVMFSDLPLKKVLDVIRPLRLQTVELGTGNYPGDAHCKVKELLESKPRRDELLAMLKGEGLEISALSCHGNCLHPDAAFAKKNIDVQTNTIKLANLLGVKVVIDFSGCPGSDEKSTKPNWVTCPWPPDYLDILNWQWEKKVIPYWTKQAKFAADNGVKMAFEAHPGFVVYNPETLLRLRKECGNNIGANFDPSHFFWQGIDPVNAVRAMGGKAIFHVHAKDSLVYEQNATVNGVLDTKHYGDEINRSWIFRTVGYGHSVEWWKDFASTLRMVGYDGAISIEHEDSLMSRNEGLTKAVETLKQCLIFDKKSAMTWA, encoded by the coding sequence ATGAAGCTGGGTTTCTTGACGGTGATGTTCAGCGATTTGCCGCTGAAGAAGGTGTTGGACGTGATTCGTCCGTTGAGATTGCAGACGGTCGAATTGGGCACGGGTAACTACCCCGGTGACGCGCACTGCAAGGTAAAGGAGTTGCTCGAGTCGAAGCCCAGGCGCGATGAATTACTGGCGATGCTCAAGGGCGAGGGTCTCGAGATCAGCGCGCTGAGTTGCCACGGCAACTGCCTGCACCCGGATGCCGCGTTCGCGAAGAAGAACATCGACGTGCAGACCAATACAATCAAGCTCGCGAATCTACTCGGTGTGAAGGTTGTCATTGACTTTTCCGGTTGCCCCGGTTCCGACGAGAAATCGACGAAGCCGAACTGGGTGACGTGCCCGTGGCCGCCCGACTACCTCGACATCCTCAATTGGCAGTGGGAAAAGAAGGTCATTCCGTATTGGACGAAGCAGGCGAAGTTCGCCGCGGACAACGGCGTGAAGATGGCCTTCGAGGCGCACCCCGGCTTCGTCGTGTACAACCCGGAGACGCTGCTGCGGCTGCGCAAGGAATGCGGTAACAACATCGGCGCGAACTTCGACCCGAGCCATTTCTTCTGGCAGGGCATCGATCCGGTGAACGCGGTCCGTGCGATGGGCGGCAAGGCGATCTTTCACGTACACGCGAAAGATTCGCTTGTGTACGAACAGAATGCCACAGTCAACGGCGTGCTCGACACGAAACACTACGGCGACGAGATCAACCGCTCGTGGATTTTCCGCACCGTCGGCTACGGCCACAGCGTCGAATGGTGGAAAGACTTCGCGTCCACGCTGCGCATGGTGGGTTACGACGGCGCCATCTCGATCGAGCACGAAGACTCGCTTATGTCCCGCAACGAGGGACTCACCAAAGCGGTCGAGACCCTCAAGCAGTGCCTGATTTTTGACAAAAAATCGGCCATGACCTGGGCCTAG
- a CDS encoding sugar phosphate isomerase/epimerase — MHVGIFAKTFTRPSVEEVLDAVSAHGIRSVQFNMACAGLPSMPDEIDPSLADRVARACASRGVTMAAVSGTFNVIHPDTRARADGLRRLGVLAGACAALGTGIVTMSTGTRDPENMWRRHKENDSPDAWNDLCTSMEHAVQIADEHNITLAFEPEVSNVVDSAAKARRLLDEVQSPRLRVLIDGANLFHEGELPRMREILDKAFDLLGPDVVLAHAKDLSRDGDAGHEAAGTGLLDYDEYLALLARCGYAGPLILHNLTEAQVSGSCAFLERKLAALR, encoded by the coding sequence ATGCACGTCGGTATTTTCGCCAAGACGTTCACGCGGCCCAGCGTCGAAGAAGTGCTCGATGCGGTATCGGCGCATGGCATCCGCAGCGTGCAGTTCAACATGGCGTGCGCGGGACTTCCGAGCATGCCGGACGAAATCGACCCGTCGCTCGCGGACCGCGTCGCGCGCGCGTGCGCATCACGCGGCGTTACGATGGCGGCCGTGTCAGGCACCTTCAACGTGATACATCCCGATACCCGCGCACGCGCCGATGGTTTGCGGCGGCTCGGCGTGCTCGCGGGGGCGTGCGCGGCGTTGGGCACCGGAATCGTCACCATGAGCACGGGAACGCGCGACCCGGAGAATATGTGGAGACGCCACAAGGAGAACGATTCGCCGGATGCGTGGAACGATCTGTGCACGAGCATGGAACACGCCGTCCAGATTGCCGACGAGCACAACATCACGCTCGCGTTCGAGCCGGAAGTGTCGAACGTTGTCGATTCCGCGGCGAAAGCGCGGCGCCTGCTCGACGAGGTTCAGTCGCCGCGACTGCGGGTCCTTATTGATGGCGCCAACCTCTTTCATGAGGGCGAACTGCCGCGCATGCGCGAGATTCTCGACAAAGCGTTCGATCTGCTGGGGCCGGATGTCGTCCTCGCGCATGCGAAAGACTTGAGTCGCGACGGCGACGCAGGACACGAGGCCGCGGGCACGGGTCTGCTGGATTACGACGAGTATCTCGCACTACTCGCCCGATGCGGATATGCTGGACCGCTCATATTGCACAATCTGACGGAAGCGCAGGTTTCCGGGAGCTGCGCGTTTCTAGAGCGCAAACTCGCCGCGCTGCGGTAG
- a CDS encoding alpha/beta fold hydrolase — translation MSYKFSHTISLAPVLFVVALGSCSKSATAPNGSARDLTFATSDGYEIAATMYPVNRPKPAGLILVPMLGTTRDRWTSFANAAQAQGFMSISIDPRGHGGSAMRDGAKTSYKSFDTEDWLGVTNDIAAAKRALIDAGADPENIAIVGASIGANLALRYATADPEIQAVAMVSPGKDYHGVTVEDAIVKMSNRPVLLMDAIGDSYSSETCNALKALAKGHCELHEYPGAAHGTDLLDTNENAPGQILLWLSAIIGPEAARAQP, via the coding sequence ATGAGCTACAAGTTCAGTCACACAATTTCGTTGGCTCCCGTGCTGTTCGTCGTGGCGCTCGGGAGCTGCTCGAAGTCGGCAACCGCACCAAATGGTTCGGCGCGCGATCTGACCTTCGCCACGTCCGACGGTTACGAGATTGCCGCAACAATGTATCCCGTCAATCGACCGAAGCCCGCCGGCTTGATTCTTGTCCCGATGCTCGGGACAACGCGGGACCGCTGGACGTCGTTCGCGAATGCCGCGCAAGCCCAGGGCTTCATGTCAATTTCCATAGACCCGCGCGGTCATGGCGGTAGCGCGATGCGAGACGGCGCGAAAACATCATACAAATCGTTCGACACGGAAGACTGGCTCGGCGTGACAAACGACATAGCCGCGGCCAAGCGTGCCCTGATCGACGCGGGCGCAGACCCCGAGAATATCGCCATTGTCGGTGCGAGCATTGGCGCAAACCTCGCGCTGCGCTATGCGACTGCCGATCCCGAAATTCAGGCTGTAGCCATGGTGTCTCCGGGAAAGGACTATCACGGCGTGACCGTCGAAGACGCCATCGTCAAAATGAGCAATCGCCCGGTGTTGCTGATGGATGCCATCGGGGATTCGTATTCGTCCGAGACGTGCAATGCATTGAAGGCGCTCGCGAAAGGGCATTGCGAATTGCACGAGTATCCCGGCGCGGCGCACGGCACCGACTTGCTTGACACGAACGAAAATGCGCCAGGGCAGATTCTGTTGTGGCTTTCCGCAATCATCGGGCCGGAAGCGGCCAGGGCGCAACCATGA
- a CDS encoding SCP2 sterol-binding domain-containing protein, with the protein MADTVAGFFSELGGKVDPAKIAGMNATYQFDITGDAGGTWHVKLADGSASVNEGPAENPSITLTATDANWLDIVSGKLSGQTAFLTGKLKIKGDMSLAMKLQNVFALGK; encoded by the coding sequence ATGGCAGACACAGTAGCAGGATTCTTCAGCGAGTTGGGCGGAAAAGTCGATCCGGCGAAAATCGCGGGCATGAACGCAACGTACCAGTTCGACATCACCGGCGACGCCGGCGGCACTTGGCACGTGAAACTCGCGGACGGCAGCGCCTCGGTCAACGAAGGTCCCGCCGAAAACCCAAGCATCACACTGACCGCAACGGACGCAAACTGGCTCGACATCGTATCGGGAAAACTGAGCGGACAAACCGCGTTCCTCACCGGCAAGCTGAAGATCAAGGGCGATATGAGCCTCGCCATGAAACTTCAGAACGTCTTCGCCCTGGGAAAATAG